A genomic window from Vitis riparia cultivar Riparia Gloire de Montpellier isolate 1030 chromosome 16, EGFV_Vit.rip_1.0, whole genome shotgun sequence includes:
- the LOC117933621 gene encoding U-box domain-containing protein 43-like, producing MEKDANVTVSLVPASELLSQTILTVFDTVHAAKAVIIQDANFQQFAIYLEMVTVVLKELANLKIEDSERLKIAVANLNREIKVAKQLTVECGKRNKIYLLVNCQRISKDLECITKEISRVLGLIPDISFNINDKISKLRKDMLDSKYQATAVEEEILEKIETGIRERNVDKSYANNLLLCIAEAAGISTEQSVLKRELEQFKSEIEDVNLREDSAEALKMGKIVALLAKADAATSPEEKEIKYFNQRNSLGTQRLEPLHAFYCSITHDVMVDPVETSSGQTFERSAIEKWIAEGNKLCPLTATPLDMSALRPNKILRQSIEEWKDRNTMIMLASLKPALHSNDEQEVLQSLGKLHDLCIERELHREWVMMDEYCPILIGLLGAKNREIRKLSLVILCILAKDSNENKERIARVNNAIESIVRSLARQIGESKLALQLLLELSRSNLVRDFIGNVQGCIFLLVTISSGDDTQAAKDAKELLENLSFLDQNVIQMARANYFKPLLRLLSSGPVNAKMTVAATLSEIELTDNNKLSLFEDGALQPLLVLLSHSDMEMKKVAVKALYNLSSVPQNGLRMIREGAAGPLFELLYRHSLSSPSLRGEVAVIIMHLAISTTTLEADQMHVSLLESEEDIFKLFSLISLTGPDIQQIILRTFHAMCQSHSGLDIRTKLRQLSSVRVLVQLCEFDNHTVRANAVKLFCCLTEDGEDSTFLEHVSQRYIETLIRIIKTSDNVEEIAGAMSIISNLPKEAHITQWLLDSGALQIIFTCLTDGNSSASYKRQLIENAVGALCRFTVSTNQNWQKEVAKCGFFPILLQFLDSGTALTKRNAAVSLKQFSESSNGLSQPVKKHGVFWCCLASRETGCRVHLGICTVESSFCLLEANAVEPLVRVLVEPDVGACEASLDALLTLIDGERLQNGSKVLSEVNAIVPIIRLLSSSCTKLQEKALKALERIFRLIDFKQKYGNLAQMSLVDITQRGHGGMKSLAAKVLAHLDVLHEQSSYF from the exons ATGGAGAAGGATGCAAATGTTACTGTCTCACTTGTTCCAGCCTCAGAGTTACTCTCTCAGACTATCCTGACTGTCTTTGACACTGTACATGCTGCCAAAGCAGTCATCATTCAAGATGCGAATTTCCAGCAATTCGCAATTTATTTGGAGATGGTCACAGTGGTCCTGAAAGAGTTGGCCAATCTAAAGATAGAGGATTCTGAGAGGTTAAAAATTGCTGTTGCAAATCTTAATCGAGAGATTAAGGTTGCAAAGCAGCTAACTGTGGAGTGTGGGAAGAGAAACAAGATCTATCTCTTAGTCAATTGCCAGAGAATTTCCAAGGACTTAGAGTGTATCACAAAAGAGATTAGTCGGGTTCTAGGCCTTATTCCTGATATTTCATtcaatattaatgataagattagTAAACTACGCAAGGATATGTTAGATTCCAAGTATCAAGCAACTGCAGTGGAGGAAGAAATTCTGGAAAAAATTGAAACTGGTATACGGGAGAGGAATGTCGACAAATCCTATGCAAATAATTTGCTCCTCTGTATTGCCGAGGCTGCTGGGATTTCAACTGAGCAGTCAGTATTGAAGAGAGAGTTAGAACAATTCAAGAGTGAAATAGAGGATGTGAACCTCAGAGAAGACAGTGCAGAAGCTTTAAAAATGGGAAAGATTGTTGCATTGCTTGCAAAAGCAGATGCTGCCACATCTCCTGaggagaaagaaatcaaatattttaatcagCGAAATTCTTTGGGTACGCAACGACTGGAACCTCTACATGCATTCTACTGTTCAATCACTCATGATGTCATGGTGGATCCTGTGGAAACTTCCTCAGGGCAGACATTTGAGAGAAGTGCAATAGAGAAGTGGATTGCAGAAGGGAATAAGCTCTGTCCATTGACAGCGACTCCCTTGGACATGTCAGCTCTACGACCTAACAAAATTCTTCGACAATCAATTGAAGAATGGAAGGATAGGAACACCATGATTATGCTTGCTTCTCTCAAACCTGCACTCCATTCAAATGATGAGCAAGAAGTTCTTCAATCTCTGGGCAAGCTGCATGATCTATGTATTGAACGAGAGTTGCACCGTGAATGGGTAATGATGGATGAGTACTGTCCAATTCTTATTGGACTTCTTGGTGCAAAAAACCGTGAAATAAGAAAACTTTCTCTAGTCATCCTTTGCATTCTTGCAAAGGATAGCAATGAGAATAAG GAAAGAATTGCTAGAGTGAATAATGCAATTGAATCAATTGTTCGTTCCCTTGCCCGCCAGATTGGGGAAAGCAAGTTAGCGTTGCAATTACTATTGGAGCTATCAAGAAGTAATCTAGTGCGTGACTTCATCGGCAATGTTCAGGGTTGCATATTTCTCTTAGTGACTATCTCCAGTGGTGATGATACTCAAGCTGCCAAAGATGCAAAGGAGCTTTTGGAAAATCTCTCTTTTCTTGATCAGAATGTTATTCAGATGGCAAGggcaaattattttaaaccttTGTTGCGCCTTCTTTCTTCAG GGCCAGTGAATGCTAAAATGACTGTGGCTGCTACTTTGTCAGAGATTGAGTTAACTGACAATAATAAATTGAGTCTATTTGAAGATGGAGCACTTCAGCCACTTCTAGTATTGCTCTCACATAGTGATATGGAGATGAAGAAAGTGGCTGTTAAAGCTCTTTATAACCTCTCCAGTGTGCCACAAAATGGATTGCGGATGATTAGAGAAGGTGCTGCAGGCCCATTGTTTGAACTTCTCTACCGTCACAGCTTGTCTTCCCCAAGTTTGCGTGGAGAGGTGGCAGTTATCATTATGCACCTTGcaatatcaaccacaaccctggAAGCTGATCAAATGCACGTTTCATTGTTGGAATCTGAGGAAGATATATTCAAGCTTTTCTCTCTCATATCCTTGACAGGACCTGACATACAACAAATTATTCTCCGAACTTTTCATGCCATGTGTCAATCTCATTCTGGTTTAGACATCAGAACTAAGTTAAGGCAG CTCTCTTCTGTTCGAGTACTAGTTCAATTATGCGAGTTTGACAACCATACAGTACGTGCAAATGCTGTGAAGCTCTTTTGTTGCTTGACAGAAGATGGTGAAGACAGTACCTTTTTAGAGCATGTGAGCCAGAGATACATAGAGACATTAATCAGAATAATCAAAACTTCCGATAATGTGGAAGAGATTGCTGGTGCAATGAGTATCATCTCTAACCTTCCTAAGGAGGCCCATATAACGCAGTGGCTTCTTGATTCCGGAGctcttcaaatcatttttacttGTCTTACTGATGGAAATAGTAGTGCTTCATACAAAAGGCAATTAATTGAGAATGCTGTTGGCGCTCTTTGTCGTTTCACTGTTTCAACAAATCAGAATTGGCAAAAGGAGGTAGCCAAATGTGGTTTTTTCCCAATCCTGCTACAGTTTCTAGATTCTGGAACAGCTTTGACAAAGAGAAATGCAGCAGTTTCACTTAAGCAATTTTCAGAAAGTTCCAATGGCTTAAGCCAACCAGTGAAGAAGCATGGAGTTTTTTGGTGCTGTTTGGCCTCTCGTGAAACTGGTTGCCGAGTGCACTTAGGCATCTGTACAGTTGAGTCCTCATTTTGTCTTTTAGAGGCTAATGCTGTAGAACCCCTAGTGAGGGTGCTTGTGGAACCAGATGTTGGAGCTTGTGAAGCTTCTTTAGATGCACTTTTGACATTGATTGATGGTGAAAGATTGCAAAATGGGAGTAAGGTGCTTTCTGAAGTTAATGCTATTGTTCCAATTATAAGGTTATTGAGTTCATCGTGTACCAAGTTGCAGGAGAAAGCTCTGAAGGCTTTAGAAAGGATCTTTCGACTAATTGATTTCAAACAGAAGTATGGGAATTTAGCCCAAATGTCATTAGTTGACATTACTCAGAGGGGACATGGTGGTATGAAATCCTTAGCTGCCAAAGTACTTGCTCACTTGGATGTGCTCCATGAACAATCTTCTTACTTCTAA